The Algoriphagus sp. TR-M9 genome has a window encoding:
- a CDS encoding homoserine kinase: MRSVTAFAPATVANVSCGFDILGFAIDAMGDTVEVVRSDSEKLRVVSIEGDGGKLPLEADKNTCAVAIQAMLEALQQKVGLDIYLKKGLPLGSGMGSSAASAVAALEATNRLLGNPFEKKDLLPFAIAAEKVACGAGHADNVAPSLLGGFVLIRDYHPLDVIKLPVPEGLYCTLLHPHYELKTADSRSVLRDQIPMKHATIQSGNVAGLIAGLYESDFELISRSLRDVIAEPYRAVLLPGFYEVREALKAAGALGMGISGSGPTLFALSQGKETAQAVAKAAEKIFKTIGLDLDVYFSEINTKGAYVIEEK, from the coding sequence ATGCGCTCCGTCACAGCTTTTGCACCTGCTACTGTCGCCAATGTATCCTGTGGTTTTGATATTCTTGGGTTTGCTATCGATGCGATGGGAGACACAGTGGAGGTGGTGCGGTCGGATTCTGAAAAATTGCGGGTAGTGTCTATCGAAGGTGATGGAGGGAAGCTTCCTTTAGAGGCTGATAAAAATACCTGTGCAGTGGCTATCCAGGCCATGCTAGAAGCCTTGCAGCAGAAGGTAGGCCTTGATATTTATTTGAAAAAAGGACTTCCTTTGGGTTCTGGCATGGGCTCCAGTGCGGCTAGTGCTGTCGCGGCTTTGGAAGCAACCAACCGGCTTTTGGGGAATCCATTTGAAAAGAAGGATTTGTTGCCTTTTGCGATAGCTGCGGAGAAAGTAGCCTGTGGAGCGGGACACGCAGATAATGTGGCCCCGAGTTTATTGGGCGGATTTGTTTTGATCAGGGATTACCACCCGCTGGATGTGATCAAACTTCCGGTTCCGGAGGGGCTTTATTGTACGCTTTTACACCCTCATTATGAGCTAAAGACGGCCGATTCCAGGTCTGTACTGCGGGATCAGATCCCGATGAAGCATGCGACTATTCAGTCCGGAAACGTGGCAGGATTGATAGCAGGGCTTTATGAGTCTGATTTTGAGTTGATTTCTAGATCGCTTCGGGACGTGATCGCAGAGCCCTATCGAGCAGTCTTACTTCCGGGGTTTTATGAGGTAAGAGAAGCTTTGAAGGCTGCAGGCGCGTTGGGAATGGGGATTTCCGGTTCCGGTCCTACGCTCTTTGCACTTTCCCAAGGGAAAGAAACAGCTCAGGCGGTCGCCAAAGCTGCCGAGAAAATTTTCAAAACCATAGGCCTCGATTTGGATGTGTATTTCTCAGAAATAAATACCAAAGGGGCTTACGTCATCGAAGAAAAATAA
- the thrA gene encoding bifunctional aspartate kinase/homoserine dehydrogenase I, producing MKIIKFGGSSVANPENIQRVFSIIQEKLKHEELAVVFSAFGGVTETLLKIAQLAREGDEAYRELLQSLEEKHLYIVRQLIGVQSQSTVMTFVKVRFKELEDLFHGIYLIKENSARTLDYVASFGERLAAFILAESMNGQGMKSQFLDARDVIRTNDRFGQAKVDFEVTNAAIKDFFANHEGIKVITGFIASTAKGETTTLGRSGSDYTAAIFAAALDAEHLEIWTDVSGVLTADPKLVYTSFTIPQLSYNEAMELSHFGAKVIFPATMQPAMRRSIPIYIKNTFEPENAGTLINGEVSPGALIKGISSISNISIVTVQGSGLLDSVVGTSRVFKALAEAQINILLISQASSEHSICLAIKTKEAFLAKEVVEREFFYEIKSGEMDEVSLLHDLATVAVVGENMKQNPGASGRMFRALGRNNINVAAIAQGSSELNISAVIPQPDLQKALNALHEAFFLSENKVLHVFLVGVGLIGQALIKMIANQQQKLRGENELDIQIHGLANSRYMAFHEDGFDLSNPNQLSESDQKTDLNKFIQTMEEMNFSNSVFVDCTASQDVAELYAKILEAKVAIVTPNKKANSGSMEQYKNLKRIAKKRGVKFLYETNVAAGLPVINTLQDLMLSGDRVIRIEAVLSGSMNYIFSELEKGDPFSEVVKKAKDLGFTEPDPRDDLSGMDVARKILILGREAEQEIEFDSIEVQSMVPEDCQSLGTVPEFFEKLKTHDPDFAKLLTDAEARGEKLRFMATLENGKAKVGLNALPLEHPFSGLSGSDNMILLTTDRYLDRPMIIRGPGAGADVTAAGVFADVIRIGNYTRE from the coding sequence ATGAAGATCATCAAGTTTGGTGGCTCGTCCGTAGCTAACCCGGAAAATATCCAACGTGTTTTTTCAATCATTCAAGAGAAGCTCAAGCATGAAGAACTGGCTGTAGTTTTTTCAGCTTTTGGAGGGGTGACGGAGACCTTGCTGAAAATCGCCCAACTGGCCAGGGAAGGGGATGAAGCATATCGAGAGCTGCTTCAGTCTTTAGAAGAAAAGCACTTATATATCGTCAGGCAGCTCATCGGCGTACAGAGTCAGTCCACGGTGATGACCTTTGTCAAGGTTCGTTTTAAAGAACTGGAAGATCTGTTTCACGGGATTTACCTGATCAAGGAAAACTCAGCCCGCACTTTGGATTATGTGGCGAGTTTTGGTGAGCGTTTGGCGGCCTTTATTTTGGCCGAGTCCATGAATGGGCAAGGGATGAAGAGCCAGTTTTTGGATGCCAGAGATGTGATTCGCACCAACGATAGATTTGGGCAGGCCAAAGTGGACTTTGAGGTGACCAATGCTGCTATTAAAGATTTCTTTGCCAATCATGAAGGGATAAAGGTGATTACCGGATTCATCGCTTCCACTGCCAAAGGAGAGACCACCACTTTGGGAAGATCAGGTTCGGATTATACTGCGGCCATTTTTGCAGCAGCTCTGGATGCCGAGCATTTAGAGATTTGGACCGATGTGTCAGGGGTATTGACCGCTGACCCGAAGCTGGTTTATACTTCATTTACCATTCCTCAATTGAGCTATAACGAGGCGATGGAACTTTCACACTTTGGGGCCAAAGTGATATTCCCGGCCACCATGCAGCCGGCCATGCGCAGAAGCATCCCGATTTACATCAAGAACACTTTTGAACCTGAAAATGCCGGGACCCTGATCAATGGAGAAGTAAGCCCTGGGGCCTTAATCAAGGGCATAAGCTCTATCTCCAATATCTCCATTGTGACTGTACAGGGTTCAGGCTTGCTGGATTCGGTGGTAGGCACTAGCCGTGTGTTCAAAGCCCTCGCGGAGGCACAAATTAATATACTTCTGATTTCTCAGGCTTCCTCTGAGCACAGCATTTGTTTGGCCATCAAAACCAAAGAAGCTTTCCTGGCTAAGGAAGTAGTAGAGCGTGAGTTTTTCTATGAGATCAAGTCGGGAGAAATGGACGAGGTTTCCCTACTTCATGACTTGGCCACTGTAGCTGTGGTGGGAGAAAATATGAAGCAAAACCCGGGAGCTTCCGGACGCATGTTCCGGGCCTTGGGGAGAAATAATATCAATGTCGCTGCGATCGCTCAGGGCAGCTCGGAGTTGAATATATCAGCCGTGATCCCTCAGCCTGATCTTCAAAAGGCACTGAACGCACTTCATGAAGCGTTTTTCTTATCTGAAAACAAAGTGCTTCACGTCTTTTTGGTGGGGGTAGGTCTGATCGGGCAAGCTCTGATCAAGATGATAGCCAATCAGCAACAGAAATTGCGCGGCGAAAATGAGCTGGACATTCAGATTCACGGTTTGGCAAATAGCCGGTATATGGCTTTTCACGAAGATGGGTTTGACCTGAGTAATCCCAATCAGCTGAGTGAGTCTGATCAAAAAACAGATTTGAATAAGTTTATTCAGACCATGGAGGAAATGAATTTCTCCAATTCCGTTTTTGTGGATTGTACGGCTAGTCAAGATGTGGCTGAGCTATATGCTAAAATCCTGGAAGCAAAGGTGGCTATAGTGACTCCGAATAAAAAGGCAAATTCCGGCTCTATGGAGCAGTACAAAAACCTCAAGCGAATTGCTAAGAAACGCGGTGTAAAATTCCTTTATGAAACCAATGTAGCCGCTGGTCTCCCGGTGATCAATACACTTCAGGATTTGATGCTTTCTGGAGATAGGGTGATTCGAATTGAAGCGGTGCTTTCAGGTTCCATGAATTATATTTTTTCAGAGCTTGAAAAAGGAGATCCGTTTTCAGAGGTGGTGAAAAAAGCCAAAGACCTAGGATTTACAGAGCCAGACCCTCGGGATGATTTGAGCGGAATGGATGTGGCTAGAAAGATTCTGATCTTGGGAAGAGAGGCTGAGCAGGAAATAGAATTTGACTCTATTGAAGTACAGAGTATGGTGCCTGAAGATTGCCAGTCCTTGGGTACTGTGCCAGAATTTTTTGAGAAACTGAAAACACATGACCCTGATTTTGCCAAGCTGCTAACAGATGCTGAAGCCAGAGGAGAAAAGCTGCGCTTTATGGCTACACTGGAAAATGGCAAGGCAAAAGTAGGGTTGAATGCGCTACCGCTGGAGCACCCGTTTAGTGGGTTGAGTGGAAGCGATAATATGATTTTGCTCACCACTGATCGATATCTTGATCGGCCTATGATCATTCGTGGGCCTGGAGCTGGAGCAGATGTGACCGCAGCTGGAGTGTTTGCAGATGTGATTAGAATCGGTAACTATACTCGGGAATGA
- a CDS encoding META domain-containing protein encodes MKLQQSIIAVIFIIVLVSCGSTKAINPLNLLTGNDWALASLNGNSLDLSQFAGGIPSLSFLEEGRLAGFTGCNNFSGNFSLEGSGLKLDPGAITKKMCPGTGEQDFISALNKVKDLKIDQDKLTLIDGGQELMSFVPKKE; translated from the coding sequence ATGAAACTCCAGCAATCCATAATAGCCGTAATTTTCATAATAGTTCTAGTGAGCTGCGGCTCTACAAAGGCCATTAATCCTTTGAATCTTTTGACCGGAAACGACTGGGCTCTTGCCTCTCTAAATGGAAACAGTCTGGACCTCAGTCAATTTGCTGGTGGTATACCTTCGCTCTCATTTTTAGAGGAAGGAAGACTTGCCGGCTTCACTGGCTGCAATAATTTCTCCGGAAATTTTTCTCTAGAAGGAAGCGGTCTCAAGCTTGATCCAGGAGCGATCACGAAGAAAATGTGTCCAGGAACGGGCGAACAGGATTTTATTTCAGCTTTAAATAAAGTGAAGGATTTGAAAATTGACCAAGACAAGCTCACTTTGATAGATGGAGGACAGGAGCTCATGAGTTTTGTACCAAAAAAAGAATAA
- a CDS encoding nuclear transport factor 2 family protein: MKIKSILLLLVAFVLAVPAFSQSDEAKVKAVIESLFDGMRSKNPDQIAAVFSENAIMQTIESHGEYGEVKAGSVEQFVQGIGSLPADTELDEKITDYQIKIDGDMATAWTPYEFYLNGNFSHCGVNSFQLVRMAEGWKVVYIIDTRRKEGCVS, translated from the coding sequence ATGAAAATAAAATCCATTTTACTCCTGTTAGTTGCCTTTGTTTTGGCGGTTCCTGCCTTTTCCCAATCAGATGAAGCCAAGGTTAAAGCTGTCATTGAATCACTATTTGATGGCATGCGAAGCAAAAATCCAGATCAGATCGCGGCAGTATTTTCGGAAAATGCCATCATGCAGACCATTGAATCCCATGGGGAATATGGCGAAGTCAAAGCCGGATCGGTAGAGCAGTTTGTGCAGGGAATAGGAAGTCTTCCCGCAGATACTGAGTTGGATGAGAAAATTACGGATTACCAGATCAAAATTGACGGTGATATGGCCACTGCCTGGACGCCGTATGAGTTTTATCTGAACGGCAATTTTAGCCATTGCGGTGTGAATTCTTTTCAGTTGGTGAGGATGGCTGAGGGATGGAAAGTGGTTTATATTATTGATACTCGTCGCAAGGAAGGTTGCGTTAGCTAG
- a CDS encoding SDR family NAD(P)-dependent oxidoreductase, with protein MRRNIIITGAAGNLGSAVVEKFKREGYHIIALVQPDKNLEVEEADDSYEVDVTDEKSVGEFIKEYQLQYGDLDALALLVGGFAMGGIAETKQADLEKMFSLNFFSVFHLVKGFLPFMKKQGKGTFLFVGARPALQAQDATGTLAYALSKQLVVSLAEIVAEDTKDSPIRSHVFVPSIIDTPPNRESMPDADFSKWVRADEIAEAMHYAVNTHSLRNMTFKLYGEV; from the coding sequence ATGAGGAGAAATATCATTATCACCGGAGCCGCAGGAAATCTAGGTTCGGCAGTCGTAGAAAAGTTCAAGCGTGAAGGTTATCATATCATCGCTTTGGTACAGCCAGACAAGAATCTGGAAGTGGAAGAAGCGGATGATTCCTACGAAGTGGACGTTACAGATGAAAAATCTGTGGGCGAATTTATCAAAGAATATCAACTGCAATATGGGGATTTAGATGCGCTGGCGCTCTTGGTAGGAGGTTTTGCGATGGGTGGAATTGCAGAGACCAAACAGGCAGACCTGGAGAAGATGTTTTCATTGAATTTCTTTTCTGTATTTCACCTGGTCAAGGGATTTTTGCCTTTTATGAAGAAACAGGGCAAGGGCACATTCCTTTTCGTGGGCGCCAGACCTGCTTTGCAGGCCCAGGATGCTACAGGGACTCTGGCTTATGCCTTGAGTAAGCAGCTAGTCGTCTCTCTAGCCGAAATCGTAGCAGAGGATACCAAAGACTCCCCGATCAGGTCGCATGTATTTGTGCCAAGTATCATCGATACTCCGCCTAACCGTGAATCTATGCCTGATGCTGATTTCAGCAAGTGGGTGAGGGCTGATGAGATAGCTGAGGCAATGCATTATGCCGTCAATACACACTCCCTACGCAATATGACCTTCAAACTTTACGGTGAAGTTTAA
- a CDS encoding mechanosensitive ion channel family protein has translation MNQLKSIIKDQENKRRRNFFLKFVLLVVLIIGYEPNTWLSPFFEKHIIASNLVRALIFLLSGNLIISLARIITLRFYLQKTEETKVQPNFVIGIDRLSTLLNFNVLLVTLMLAFGVRPLEFLTSITIVAAAIALLTKEYITNIVNGLIMMFSDQLEIGDKILIGKNVGFIRDITLINMVLKTETGEIVIIPNTLALTSEVVNYSKNSAHQVIFDAEIPFFSKLQLNDLEQQLSKALGPFSELVFVEGAQLNVIERKPESMIIRYQFPIKSGEKATEISVRKAVNQEFINWSDENRKA, from the coding sequence ATGAATCAACTCAAAAGCATCATTAAAGATCAGGAAAACAAACGCAGAAGGAATTTCTTTCTGAAGTTTGTCTTGCTGGTCGTTTTGATCATAGGCTACGAGCCCAACACCTGGCTCAGCCCTTTTTTCGAAAAGCATATCATCGCTTCCAATCTGGTCCGCGCCTTGATTTTTCTGCTCAGCGGCAATTTGATCATTTCCTTAGCGCGGATTATCACCTTGCGCTTCTACTTACAGAAAACTGAAGAGACTAAGGTCCAGCCCAACTTTGTGATCGGGATAGATCGACTTTCCACCTTGTTAAATTTCAATGTACTGCTGGTCACCCTCATGCTTGCCTTTGGGGTACGCCCACTGGAATTCCTCACCAGTATCACCATTGTGGCGGCAGCGATTGCCTTGCTCACCAAAGAATACATCACTAATATAGTAAATGGTCTGATCATGATGTTCTCGGATCAGCTGGAGATTGGAGATAAGATCTTGATCGGAAAAAATGTAGGGTTCATCCGGGATATCACTTTGATCAACATGGTGCTGAAAACCGAGACGGGTGAAATCGTCATCATCCCAAACACACTTGCACTTACTTCGGAAGTGGTGAATTATTCCAAAAACAGTGCACATCAGGTTATATTCGATGCCGAAATTCCTTTCTTCTCTAAGTTACAATTGAATGACCTTGAGCAGCAACTAAGTAAAGCCTTGGGCCCATTTTCAGAGTTGGTTTTTGTAGAAGGCGCTCAGCTGAATGTGATCGAGCGAAAACCGGAAAGTATGATCATCCGCTACCAGTTTCCTATTAAGTCTGGGGAAAAAGCCACTGAAATCAGCGTAAGAAAAGCTGTCAACCAAGAATTTATCAACTGGTCAGATGAAAACCGAAAAGCCTAA
- a CDS encoding MGMT family protein, whose translation MKTEKPNYFDLVYQVVRLIPSGRVTNYGAIAHYLGLKSGARMVGYAMNAAHTLEDVPAHRVVNSQGLLTGKAHFATPTQMQELLEKEGVKIVKDKVQNFEKVFWNPEVELAL comes from the coding sequence ATGAAAACCGAAAAGCCTAATTATTTCGACTTGGTGTATCAAGTCGTTCGTTTAATCCCAAGTGGCAGAGTGACCAATTATGGAGCGATAGCTCATTATCTGGGACTAAAAAGCGGAGCCAGAATGGTAGGCTATGCGATGAATGCCGCTCATACCCTAGAAGATGTACCTGCTCATCGCGTGGTAAATAGTCAGGGCTTATTGACCGGAAAGGCACATTTCGCAACACCTACCCAAATGCAGGAATTGCTTGAAAAGGAAGGTGTGAAAATAGTGAAAGACAAAGTCCAGAATTTCGAAAAGGTGTTCTGGAATCCAGAGGTGGAATTGGCGTTGTAG
- a CDS encoding sodium:solute symporter, which translates to MNSQLVLLVICSYFLLLFLISWFTSRKVSAETFFTGDRQSPWFLVAFGMIGASLSGVTFISVPGEVGNSNFFYFQVVLGYTLGYFTIAKVLLPLYYRLNLVSIYSYLEDRFGFWSYKTGAFFFILSRTLGSSIRVFLVASVLQLILFDSLGIPFWVSVLITVGLIWLYTHKGGIKTVVWTDTLQTFFMLAAVVVCVIMVGNELDFDGVSDYFKAVSNDSRSQIFNWDWKAGTNFFKQFISGAFITIVMTGLDQDMMQKNLTCRNIGDAQKNMFWFTTILVFVNLLFLALGVLLYLYAETQGVQIPVKTDELFPLLATEYFSPFAGIIFVLGITAAAYSSADSTLTALTTSFCIDFLEVEKRYPTEKRVSVRKRVHLIFTFVMFIVILAFHWINDQSVINSVFVIAGYTYGPLLGLYAFGLFTQWQVKDKFVPYLAVLAPSLTFLIASNSEKLFWGYKFGFEALILNGLLMFVGLYLLRRK; encoded by the coding sequence ATGAATTCCCAACTAGTTCTCCTGGTAATCTGTAGCTATTTTTTACTGCTTTTCTTGATTTCTTGGTTTACTTCCCGCAAAGTCTCTGCCGAAACCTTCTTCACAGGAGACAGGCAGTCACCATGGTTTTTGGTTGCATTTGGGATGATAGGTGCTTCACTATCAGGGGTTACCTTTATCTCTGTCCCTGGCGAGGTGGGTAATTCTAACTTCTTTTACTTCCAAGTTGTTTTAGGATATACGCTCGGGTATTTTACTATAGCCAAAGTCCTGCTCCCGCTTTACTACCGCTTGAACCTTGTTTCTATTTACTCTTATTTGGAAGATAGATTTGGCTTTTGGTCGTATAAAACCGGAGCATTTTTCTTCATTCTTTCCAGAACACTTGGCTCCTCTATCCGGGTATTTCTGGTGGCGAGCGTACTGCAGTTAATTTTGTTTGATTCCTTAGGGATTCCGTTTTGGGTTTCTGTATTGATTACGGTTGGTTTGATCTGGCTTTACACACACAAAGGAGGGATCAAGACAGTGGTATGGACGGATACCTTGCAGACTTTCTTTATGCTGGCAGCGGTGGTGGTTTGCGTGATTATGGTAGGAAATGAGCTGGATTTCGATGGAGTAAGTGATTATTTCAAAGCTGTTTCCAATGATTCAAGATCCCAGATATTCAATTGGGACTGGAAAGCGGGAACCAATTTCTTCAAGCAATTTATTTCCGGGGCATTTATCACCATCGTGATGACAGGCTTGGATCAGGATATGATGCAGAAAAATCTGACCTGTAGAAATATCGGAGATGCTCAAAAAAACATGTTTTGGTTTACTACAATTTTGGTATTTGTAAACCTGCTATTCCTGGCCTTAGGCGTATTGCTTTACCTTTATGCTGAAACCCAAGGCGTGCAAATCCCGGTGAAAACCGATGAGCTTTTTCCTTTATTGGCCACTGAATACTTTTCGCCGTTTGCAGGGATTATCTTTGTGTTGGGGATTACGGCTGCAGCATATTCCAGTGCAGATTCTACTTTGACGGCTTTGACTACCTCTTTTTGCATTGATTTTCTGGAGGTGGAGAAAAGATACCCTACGGAGAAACGTGTTTCAGTACGGAAAAGAGTTCATCTCATTTTTACCTTTGTGATGTTTATTGTGATTTTGGCTTTTCACTGGATCAATGACCAAAGTGTGATCAACTCGGTGTTTGTAATAGCGGGTTATACCTATGGTCCTTTGCTTGGTCTATATGCTTTTGGATTGTTTACCCAATGGCAAGTGAAAGACAAATTCGTTCCATATCTAGCTGTCCTAGCACCAAGCCTCACATTTCTGATTGCTTCAAATTCAGAGAAATTGTTCTGGGGTTACAAATTTGGCTTCGAGGCATTGATTCTAAATGGACTGCTCATGTTTGTTGGGTTGTATTTGTTAAGGAGAAAGTGA
- a CDS encoding ATP-dependent Clp protease adaptor ClpS has translation MNHSNEPLPYIEESEVLEEDLIDIESNDLIVYNDEYNTFDHVIKILMKVCKHSIEQAEQCTITIHYKGKCAVKKGSMTELKPMCEAILDAGIQAAIV, from the coding sequence ATGAATCATTCAAACGAACCACTTCCATATATTGAGGAATCAGAAGTTTTGGAGGAGGATTTGATAGACATTGAATCCAATGATCTGATCGTGTACAATGACGAGTACAATACCTTTGATCATGTGATCAAGATTTTGATGAAAGTCTGCAAGCATAGCATAGAGCAGGCAGAACAATGCACGATCACCATCCACTACAAAGGGAAATGCGCAGTAAAAAAAGGCAGCATGACAGAGCTAAAACCTATGTGTGAAGCTATATTAGATGCCGGAATCCAAGCCGCAATCGTTTAA
- the recR gene encoding recombination mediator RecR, giving the protein MNFPSKLIEDAVTEISRLPGIGKKTALRLALHLLKQHEAHSEALTLAITRMRSEIRYCKTCHNISDEEECSICLSHRRDESLICVVEDIRDVLAIENTNQYQGKYHVLGGVISPIQGVGPEDLTIESLISRVESSAHAAPVQEVILALSATMEGDTTSFYLAKRLKEKGIRVSSIARGIPVGGELEFTDEVTLGRSILTRINYATE; this is encoded by the coding sequence TTGAATTTCCCTTCCAAACTGATTGAAGATGCAGTCACCGAAATTTCCAGACTACCTGGAATCGGTAAGAAAACTGCATTAAGACTGGCTCTTCATCTCCTCAAACAACACGAGGCTCATTCTGAAGCATTGACTTTGGCCATTACCCGCATGCGCTCTGAAATCAGGTACTGCAAGACTTGCCATAACATTTCCGATGAGGAAGAATGCAGTATCTGCCTGAGTCATCGACGTGATGAGTCCCTTATATGTGTGGTGGAGGACATCAGGGATGTTTTAGCTATAGAAAACACCAACCAATACCAGGGCAAATATCACGTGCTTGGTGGCGTTATTTCCCCAATCCAAGGTGTAGGACCAGAAGACCTTACTATTGAATCTTTGATTAGTCGAGTAGAATCAAGTGCGCACGCTGCCCCTGTACAAGAAGTGATTTTGGCACTCAGTGCCACTATGGAAGGTGACACCACCTCATTTTATTTAGCAAAAAGATTAAAAGAAAAAGGTATTCGTGTGAGCTCCATAGCCAGAGGCATTCCAGTGGGTGGAGAATTGGAATTTACAGATGAAGTGACACTGGGTAGAAGTATACTTACGAGAATAAATTACGCTACGGAGTAA
- a CDS encoding Cof-type HAD-IIB family hydrolase, with translation MEIKAFCSDIDGTLLNAERELSPRLISAVAKLPVDFPIILASSRMPDAMRHLLDDMNRPPQPLICYNGGYVLSADGKVLEDVSIPVDLVAKILHLTQKTDIHVSLYQGEKWYEEKDDYWSQREIRNTKVQCDWLPGHEVVDLWTKNNSGAHKVMCMGESNEMAWLFGELHAEHSLDLHLYRSSETYLEIAPKAISKATGLKKILEHSYDFGMDSVLAFGDNYNDIALLQSVGWGVAVENARMEVKAVANEITHHNKKDGVAAVLEKVQDLKYEIKHDPKRHTEG, from the coding sequence ATGGAAATTAAAGCCTTTTGTTCAGACATTGACGGCACCCTCCTCAATGCAGAACGTGAATTGTCCCCCCGCTTAATCAGCGCTGTAGCAAAACTTCCAGTGGATTTTCCCATCATCCTTGCCAGCTCCCGCATGCCTGATGCGATGCGGCATTTGCTTGATGATATGAACCGGCCTCCCCAACCCTTGATCTGCTACAATGGCGGCTATGTATTAAGCGCTGATGGAAAAGTCCTAGAAGATGTCAGCATCCCGGTTGATTTGGTTGCCAAAATCCTGCACTTAACTCAGAAAACTGACATCCACGTCAGTCTTTACCAAGGTGAAAAATGGTATGAGGAAAAGGACGATTACTGGTCTCAAAGAGAAATCAGAAACACGAAAGTTCAATGCGATTGGCTTCCTGGCCACGAGGTAGTAGATCTTTGGACAAAGAATAACTCCGGTGCCCACAAAGTGATGTGTATGGGAGAGTCCAATGAAATGGCATGGCTTTTTGGTGAATTACATGCAGAGCACTCGCTCGATTTACATTTGTACAGATCCAGCGAAACCTATCTGGAAATCGCCCCAAAAGCCATTTCCAAAGCCACTGGTCTCAAAAAAATCCTGGAGCACTCCTATGATTTTGGGATGGATTCAGTCCTTGCTTTCGGGGACAACTACAACGACATCGCTCTACTGCAGTCCGTAGGCTGGGGAGTAGCTGTGGAAAATGCCCGAATGGAAGTTAAAGCCGTTGCCAATGAAATCACTCATCACAACAAAAAAGATGGAGTCGCAGCGGTATTAGAAAAAGTCCAAGATTTGAAATATGAAATCAAGCATGACCCGAAGCGACACACAGAGGGATGA
- a CDS encoding DUF2461 domain-containing protein: protein MRPYLPFLAALAEHNSKEWMDANKKWYQEIRAEFLEDVAVLLKGIGEWEPAMLAFQPKECVFRQNRDIRFSANKMPYKTNFGAYFSPKGKKSEGPGYYLQIQPGNSFIAGGIWMPQAETLKKIRKEIDYSGAELAKIESQKEFKSLFGEIEGEKLKTSPRDYEADHEYIDYLRLKSFTVSSRIADRDIESGNFINIALEGFRKMIPLQQFLTQAIEDVEDGSGIL, encoded by the coding sequence ATGCGCCCATACTTACCTTTTCTAGCTGCCCTCGCCGAACATAATTCCAAAGAATGGATGGATGCCAATAAGAAATGGTATCAGGAAATCCGAGCGGAATTCTTGGAAGATGTGGCGGTTTTGCTCAAAGGAATTGGGGAATGGGAGCCTGCGATGCTGGCATTTCAACCGAAGGAATGTGTCTTCAGGCAAAATCGGGATATTCGATTTTCTGCCAATAAAATGCCCTATAAGACCAATTTTGGAGCTTATTTTTCTCCCAAAGGTAAAAAGTCTGAAGGACCAGGTTATTACCTTCAGATTCAGCCGGGCAATTCATTTATCGCTGGAGGAATTTGGATGCCTCAGGCAGAAACGTTGAAAAAAATCAGAAAAGAGATTGACTACTCAGGGGCAGAACTCGCAAAAATCGAAAGCCAAAAGGAGTTCAAGTCGCTTTTCGGAGAAATTGAAGGAGAAAAACTCAAGACCAGTCCACGGGATTACGAGGCTGATCATGAGTATATTGATTATTTAAGGTTGAAAAGCTTTACCGTTTCTTCCAGAATTGCTGATCGGGATATTGAATCAGGGAATTTCATCAACATCGCATTAGAGGGTTTTAGGAAGATGATTCCTTTACAGCAGTTTCTTACTCAAGCCATTGAAGATGTGGAAGATGGATCTGGGATATTGTAG
- a CDS encoding DUF6364 family protein — MTTKLTIDINEDLAEKAKKYAEERGLTLSELVENFLRELLESKSKHY, encoded by the coding sequence ATGACAACGAAACTAACCATAGACATCAACGAAGATCTTGCGGAAAAAGCAAAAAAGTATGCTGAAGAACGCGGTCTAACATTATCCGAATTGGTTGAAAACTTTTTGAGAGAATTACTTGAATCAAAATCTAAGCACTATTAA